A window of the Tunturibacter empetritectus genome harbors these coding sequences:
- a CDS encoding NAD(P)/FAD-dependent oxidoreductase has product MHHPDLCIAGAGIIGLSLALELHDRGYPVTVFDQGAPLAESSTAAAGMLAAHDPDNPPELLPLASLSLSLYSNFLDRIHTLSGIRVPFQTHATLQSVPPGTCTAESELTREDLAHLLPALTPSDHRFLLLDEQSVDPRQLAPALLAAVRATNIDLQPHTRVLSTYSIDDAVEITTPNGTIHTAQFINCAGAWAAATSRLSNISVAPRKGQMFSVVLPPSLPLHLVIRTPGIYIVPRTAGPATGRAIIGATVEDIGFDKTVHPADIDRLRTLAATLLPGIANASQLEAWSGLRPATSDGLPLLGVLPTQPNHFIATGHYRNGILLAPATARVMAEFILGEEPSVDLSPFSPARASTQVASP; this is encoded by the coding sequence ATGCACCACCCCGACCTCTGTATCGCTGGAGCCGGAATCATCGGCCTCTCTCTCGCCCTTGAACTCCACGACCGCGGCTATCCTGTCACGGTGTTTGACCAGGGCGCTCCGCTCGCTGAATCGTCCACTGCGGCCGCGGGTATGCTGGCTGCCCACGATCCCGATAACCCACCAGAGCTCTTGCCTCTTGCCTCCCTCAGCCTCTCGCTCTACTCCAACTTCCTTGACCGTATCCACACTCTCTCCGGCATCCGGGTTCCCTTTCAGACCCACGCTACTTTACAGTCGGTTCCGCCCGGCACATGCACTGCCGAAAGTGAGCTCACCCGGGAAGATCTTGCTCATCTCCTACCCGCTCTGACTCCCAGCGACCACCGCTTCCTCCTCCTCGACGAGCAAAGCGTCGACCCCCGTCAACTCGCCCCAGCGCTTCTGGCCGCCGTCCGCGCCACTAACATCGACCTCCAACCGCACACTCGCGTCTTATCTACCTACTCCATCGACGACGCAGTTGAGATCACCACTCCAAACGGCACAATCCATACCGCCCAGTTCATCAACTGCGCAGGAGCCTGGGCCGCCGCCACCTCGCGCCTGTCAAACATTTCGGTAGCTCCAAGGAAGGGCCAGATGTTTTCCGTCGTCTTGCCTCCATCGCTTCCACTGCACCTGGTCATCCGCACCCCCGGCATTTACATCGTCCCGCGTACAGCCGGCCCAGCCACCGGCCGCGCCATCATTGGAGCGACCGTCGAAGATATCGGCTTCGACAAGACGGTCCATCCAGCCGACATCGACCGTCTCCGTACTCTCGCCGCCACTCTTCTTCCCGGCATCGCGAACGCTTCCCAACTTGAAGCCTGGTCTGGCCTGCGTCCCGCAACCTCCGACGGTCTTCCCCTCCTCGGAGTTCTCCCAACTCAACCGAATCATTTCATTGCCACCGGCCACTATCGAAACGGGATCCTCCTCGCGCCAGCCACCGCACGCGTCATGGCAGAATTCATCCTCGGCGAAGAGCCCTCCGTAGACCTCTCGCCCTTCTCTCCAGCTCGAGCCTCCACACAGGTCGCATCGCCTTAG
- a CDS encoding citrate synthase → MSTAVAPKGLEGIVATTSAICWIDGDAGVLSYRGIDIHELAQLSSFEETTYLLWFGKLPSAGELAEFTHHLSAARELNSKIVDFLRSAPANATPMQVLRTAVSLLSIYDADEADCTHDANVRKSFRLTAQIPMIVALFDRIRKGKSLVEADKSLSHAANFLWMLNGEKPSETATRAFDIALILHADHELNASTFAARVIAATLADIHSAITGAIGALKGPLHGGANEATMKLLYTIDKAGADPVEYVKQMFAEKKKISGFGHRVYHTEDPRATHLRRMSEELGKAAGNTKWFDLSRKIELFVKQEKKLNANVDFYSASTYTTLGIDIDLFTPIFAISRISGWAAHVIEQHDDNRLIRPRADYTGPAYPATYIPIEKR, encoded by the coding sequence ATGTCTACCGCTGTCGCACCGAAGGGCCTGGAAGGCATTGTCGCCACCACGTCCGCCATCTGCTGGATTGACGGAGACGCCGGCGTTCTCTCCTATCGAGGCATCGATATTCACGAACTCGCCCAGCTCTCCAGCTTCGAGGAGACCACCTATCTCCTCTGGTTTGGCAAGCTTCCGTCCGCTGGCGAGTTGGCAGAGTTTACCCACCATCTGTCCGCCGCGCGCGAGCTCAATTCGAAGATTGTCGACTTCCTTCGCAGTGCCCCCGCCAACGCCACCCCGATGCAGGTTCTCCGCACCGCTGTCTCACTTCTCAGCATCTACGACGCGGACGAAGCCGACTGCACCCATGACGCCAACGTACGCAAATCCTTTCGTCTCACAGCACAGATCCCGATGATCGTCGCTCTCTTCGACCGCATCCGCAAGGGCAAGTCTCTTGTTGAAGCCGACAAGTCTCTCTCCCACGCCGCTAACTTCCTTTGGATGCTCAACGGCGAAAAGCCCTCCGAAACCGCGACCCGCGCCTTCGATATCGCCCTCATCCTTCACGCCGACCACGAGCTCAACGCCAGCACCTTCGCTGCTCGTGTCATCGCAGCTACCCTCGCCGACATTCACTCCGCCATTACCGGTGCCATCGGCGCCCTCAAAGGTCCTCTTCACGGAGGAGCCAACGAGGCCACGATGAAACTCCTATATACCATCGACAAGGCTGGGGCTGACCCCGTCGAGTACGTCAAACAGATGTTCGCCGAAAAGAAGAAGATCTCAGGCTTCGGCCACCGCGTCTACCATACCGAAGATCCTCGAGCGACCCATCTCCGCCGCATGTCCGAGGAGTTGGGCAAAGCAGCTGGCAATACTAAGTGGTTCGACTTGTCCCGCAAGATCGAGCTCTTCGTAAAGCAGGAAAAGAAACTCAACGCCAACGTCGACTTCTACTCTGCTTCCACCTACACCACCCTCGGCATCGACATAGATCTCTTCACCCCCATCTTCGCCATCAGCCGCATCTCCGGCTGGGCCGCCCACGTCATAGAACAGCATGACGACAACCGCCTCATACGCCCACGCGCCGACTACACCGGCCCAGCCTACCCGGCGACCTACATTCCAATAGAAAAGCGTTAA
- the smc gene encoding chromosome segregation protein SMC: protein MLKLKKVQILGFKSFCDRTEVQLSGEGIAAIVGPNGCGKSNISDAITWVLGEQSAKSLRGLKMEDVIFAGTRDRKPTGMAEVSLTLVDPEVYDGASLQDDPEIVIDESLPTDWDETTLRQLRAEETEEAVAEAQPGTVIEGEAKGPHVVPSPAEADAAAELANPNNVVLKIRRRKFGRAPVRAGELTITRRLFRSGDSEYLLNGKICRLRDIQDIFMGTGLGGESYAIIGQERIGQLLSAKPHDRRSIIEEAAGITRFKTKKRLAELRLESARQNLARVNDIFDEVTRQMTTLKRQAAKAERYGALRDELRTRLRVVLASRMSQLDIEQAATTGKISALATQIDTQAATVEAMDAEHTEGVNSGYSLDQQIREAGAQANQSAVELERISARSASNADRITELTNRLATGSDDLAQAREQLSSLTAELEEHRNFLNNATAESTSSREAAQSHQAQAQEAARAVASAEQQTEQNRRSTMQLVQRIAQTRNEEAQAAAALAGLDREAERLLSESEIARQELETLGLQRGQVKLSFESVTERLKRLEVEIVELRLQIEASRNEESESKRHGDQLRGEAATLAGRRTSLEALIREHSYSTDTVRNLFKTDAYKQNSDGMAAVGTLADFLEVDGKYENVVDEFLRDELNYVVVKSWDAANAGMHLLQTDVTGRATFLVHPNDSQANFAFAEGMPSIAQTNIDEIEGVIPLKECVRVLDGFGKSLEVILPKLREGFVAPDSYTARSLALSNPQAFFLSPTGETFHNVTVTSGRPRTQGPLALKRELAEVQQKLEKTEQELIQTDRSTIELQHQIAALQSAIEGKTHERRDAERESANSGAALRQMESEVARIERRLQDWALTNERNREARNQKADLISRRQQEATAFENERSTLEASLTALQEQLEELRRRREELQQGAAAASAALAGLEERRRNAAANFEQTTRLHNGQSQRIQQLDQQLASAGAEKLRREEETATLAIQQAELSEVRANAVAQGARLTEEAHALRASMAELDARLRTLRHETEALREQRAALTARAAKLASDIEHIDATCLNDLGAEAITLREDHTIARIEGDDLHVQEDESRTLKQKLEAMGPVNMMALDEYNETATRHSFLETQRKDLLDSIENTQASIKEIDDVSRLKFDEAFKVINDNFSVTFTKLFGGGQAFMKLTDAENSNESGIDIVASPPGKKLQNILLLSGGEKALTALSLLVGIFQFQPAPFCILDEVDAPLDETNVGRFAKLIHEMSATTQFVVITHSKRTMSQADVIYGVTMQEPGVSKIVSVNLNRREVPDNRRAVA, encoded by the coding sequence TTGCTCAAGCTCAAAAAAGTCCAGATACTCGGCTTCAAATCCTTCTGTGATCGCACCGAGGTTCAGCTCTCCGGCGAAGGAATCGCCGCCATTGTTGGCCCCAACGGATGCGGCAAGTCCAACATCTCTGACGCCATCACCTGGGTCTTGGGCGAACAGTCTGCCAAGAGTCTCCGTGGCCTCAAGATGGAAGACGTCATCTTCGCCGGTACTCGCGATCGCAAGCCTACGGGTATGGCAGAGGTCTCACTCACCCTCGTCGACCCCGAAGTCTACGACGGCGCCAGTCTTCAGGACGACCCTGAAATCGTCATCGACGAGAGCCTCCCCACCGACTGGGACGAGACAACACTTCGCCAGCTGCGCGCAGAAGAGACCGAGGAGGCCGTCGCCGAAGCCCAACCTGGCACCGTCATCGAAGGTGAGGCCAAAGGTCCTCATGTGGTTCCTTCCCCTGCAGAAGCCGACGCGGCAGCAGAACTCGCAAATCCAAACAACGTCGTTCTGAAGATTCGTCGCCGAAAGTTCGGCCGCGCCCCCGTCCGCGCCGGCGAACTCACTATCACCCGCCGCCTCTTCCGCTCCGGCGACAGCGAATATCTGCTCAACGGCAAGATCTGCCGCCTGCGAGACATTCAGGACATCTTCATGGGCACAGGCCTCGGCGGCGAGTCCTACGCCATCATCGGCCAGGAGCGCATCGGCCAACTCCTCTCCGCCAAGCCGCACGACCGTCGCTCCATCATCGAAGAGGCCGCGGGCATCACCCGTTTCAAGACAAAGAAACGCCTCGCCGAGCTGCGATTGGAATCCGCACGCCAAAACCTTGCCCGTGTCAACGACATCTTCGACGAAGTCACTCGGCAGATGACTACCCTCAAGCGCCAGGCTGCCAAGGCGGAACGCTATGGGGCACTCCGCGATGAACTCCGCACCCGCCTCCGTGTCGTACTCGCCAGTCGCATGTCGCAGCTGGATATCGAGCAGGCCGCCACCACGGGAAAAATCTCTGCTCTTGCAACTCAGATAGATACTCAGGCTGCAACCGTCGAAGCGATGGACGCCGAGCACACCGAGGGCGTCAACTCGGGCTACAGTCTCGATCAGCAGATTCGCGAAGCCGGAGCTCAGGCAAACCAGTCTGCCGTCGAACTCGAGCGCATCTCTGCCCGCTCCGCCTCGAACGCCGACCGCATCACGGAACTCACCAACCGGCTCGCGACTGGCTCCGACGATCTCGCCCAAGCCCGCGAACAGCTTTCAAGCCTTACCGCCGAGCTCGAAGAACATCGGAATTTCCTCAACAACGCTACAGCCGAGTCGACAAGCTCCCGTGAAGCCGCACAGAGCCATCAAGCGCAGGCGCAGGAGGCCGCACGTGCCGTCGCGTCAGCAGAACAACAGACCGAACAAAACCGCCGCTCCACCATGCAGCTGGTTCAACGCATCGCACAGACTCGCAACGAAGAGGCTCAGGCAGCTGCAGCTCTCGCCGGCCTGGATCGCGAAGCGGAACGCCTCCTCTCCGAGTCCGAGATCGCCAGACAAGAACTCGAGACCCTGGGCCTGCAGCGTGGCCAGGTCAAGTTGTCCTTCGAGTCAGTGACCGAACGCCTTAAACGTCTCGAAGTCGAGATCGTCGAACTTCGCCTTCAGATTGAAGCAAGTCGCAATGAAGAGTCTGAGTCCAAACGCCACGGCGACCAGTTGCGAGGCGAAGCAGCAACCCTCGCCGGTCGGCGCACCTCCCTCGAAGCGCTCATTCGCGAGCACAGCTACTCCACCGACACCGTTCGAAATCTCTTCAAGACTGACGCCTATAAGCAGAACTCCGACGGCATGGCAGCTGTGGGCACTCTCGCAGACTTCCTCGAAGTCGACGGTAAATATGAAAATGTCGTCGATGAATTCCTCCGCGACGAGCTCAATTATGTCGTCGTCAAATCCTGGGATGCCGCCAACGCAGGCATGCATCTCCTCCAGACCGACGTCACTGGACGCGCCACCTTCCTCGTCCATCCCAATGACTCCCAGGCCAACTTCGCCTTTGCCGAGGGCATGCCCAGCATCGCTCAGACCAACATCGACGAAATCGAAGGCGTCATCCCTCTTAAAGAGTGCGTCCGTGTTCTCGACGGCTTCGGTAAATCCCTCGAGGTCATTCTGCCCAAGCTCCGCGAGGGTTTCGTTGCCCCAGACTCCTACACCGCACGCTCCCTTGCCCTCTCGAACCCTCAGGCATTCTTCCTCTCTCCCACCGGCGAGACCTTCCACAACGTCACAGTCACCAGCGGGCGCCCCCGCACACAGGGGCCTCTGGCTCTCAAACGCGAATTAGCCGAAGTCCAGCAAAAGCTCGAAAAGACAGAACAAGAACTAATTCAGACCGATCGCAGCACCATCGAGCTGCAGCATCAAATCGCGGCCCTCCAGTCCGCCATCGAAGGCAAGACCCACGAGCGTCGCGACGCCGAGCGTGAATCAGCCAACTCCGGAGCGGCTTTGCGCCAGATGGAGTCGGAGGTCGCCCGCATCGAGCGCCGCCTGCAGGACTGGGCTCTGACCAACGAACGCAATCGCGAGGCCCGCAATCAGAAAGCAGACTTGATCTCCCGGCGCCAGCAGGAGGCAACCGCCTTCGAGAACGAACGCAGTACGCTTGAGGCGAGCCTCACCGCGCTTCAGGAGCAACTCGAAGAACTGCGCCGCCGCCGCGAAGAGCTTCAGCAGGGCGCAGCAGCAGCCTCCGCCGCACTCGCCGGCCTGGAAGAACGCCGCCGCAACGCCGCCGCAAACTTCGAGCAGACTACCCGCCTTCACAACGGCCAGAGCCAGCGCATCCAACAGCTCGACCAACAGCTAGCCTCGGCCGGAGCAGAAAAACTTCGTCGCGAGGAGGAAACAGCCACGCTCGCCATTCAGCAAGCCGAGCTCTCGGAGGTACGCGCCAACGCCGTAGCTCAAGGCGCACGGCTCACCGAAGAGGCTCACGCGCTCCGTGCTTCCATGGCCGAACTCGATGCCCGGCTTCGCACGTTGCGTCATGAAACCGAGGCACTGCGCGAACAGCGCGCTGCTCTCACCGCACGTGCCGCAAAGCTCGCCTCCGACATTGAACATATCGACGCCACCTGCCTCAACGACCTCGGCGCGGAAGCCATCACCCTCCGCGAAGACCACACCATCGCCCGTATTGAAGGCGACGACCTCCACGTTCAGGAAGATGAGTCACGCACCCTCAAGCAGAAGCTCGAAGCCATGGGTCCGGTCAACATGATGGCTCTCGACGAGTACAACGAAACCGCCACCCGGCATAGTTTCCTCGAGACACAGCGCAAGGATTTGCTCGACTCCATCGAAAATACTCAGGCCTCGATCAAAGAGATCGACGACGTCTCCCGTCTCAAATTCGATGAGGCCTTCAAAGTCATCAACGACAACTTCTCCGTCACTTTCACCAAGCTCTTCGGTGGTGGCCAGGCGTTCATGAAGCTCACGGATGCCGAGAACTCCAACGAAAGCGGCATCGATATCGTCGCTTCGCCCCCAGGCAAAAAGCTGCAGAACATCCTTCTGCTCTCTGGAGGGGAAAAGGCTCTTACTGCTCTGTCCCTGCTCGTCGGAATCTTCCAGTTCCAACCCGCCCCCTTCTGCATCCTCGATGAAGTCGATGCTCCACTCGACGAAACCAACGTGGGCCGCTTCGCAAAGCTCATTCACGAGATGAGCGCGACCACTCAATTCGTCGTCATCACCCACAGCAAACGCACGATGTCCCAGGCGGACGTCATCTACGGAGTCACCATGCAGGAGCCAGGCGTTTCGAAGATCGTCAGCGTCAACCTCAATCGCCGCGAAGTCCCCGACAACCGCCGCGCCGTAGCGTAA
- a CDS encoding phosphoribosylaminoimidazolesuccinocarboxamide synthase: MAKALIQTDLGSLPLTARGKVRDIYALSADQLLFVASDRISAFDHVLGSGIPFKGRILTRLSLFWFDLLQPIVPNHLITADTAQFPSELQPFLDQLEGRSMLVKRAKMFPIECVVRGYISGSGWKDYQQTGSICGIKLPASLRESDRLPEPIFTPAAKIHSGGHDENISYEMVEKTLGATYADELRSLTLKIYKKATEHAASKGLILADTKFEFGLVTDKSGNEQIVLADEVLTPDSSRYWPADSYNPGGPQPSFDKQYVRDYLESIHWNKQAPAPALPREVVLRTSEKYLEAYRLLTGRTNL; encoded by the coding sequence ATGGCAAAAGCCTTGATTCAAACCGATCTCGGATCGCTTCCCCTCACAGCCCGCGGTAAGGTTCGTGACATCTACGCCCTCTCCGCCGACCAGCTCCTCTTCGTGGCTAGTGACCGCATCTCTGCTTTCGATCACGTTCTCGGCAGTGGCATTCCCTTCAAGGGGAGGATCCTCACCCGGCTTTCGCTTTTCTGGTTCGATCTCCTCCAACCGATCGTCCCAAACCACTTGATCACCGCCGATACCGCACAGTTTCCGTCTGAACTACAGCCATTCCTCGACCAACTCGAAGGACGCAGCATGCTCGTCAAAAGAGCGAAGATGTTCCCTATCGAGTGTGTCGTCCGCGGCTATATCTCCGGATCCGGCTGGAAAGACTATCAGCAAACCGGTTCCATCTGCGGCATCAAACTACCTGCCAGTCTTCGAGAGTCGGACCGCCTACCTGAGCCAATCTTTACCCCGGCTGCAAAGATTCATTCCGGCGGCCACGACGAAAATATCTCCTACGAAATGGTTGAAAAGACGCTAGGCGCTACCTATGCCGATGAACTGCGCTCACTTACACTCAAAATCTATAAAAAAGCAACTGAGCATGCAGCCAGCAAAGGGCTGATCCTCGCTGACACCAAATTTGAATTTGGCCTCGTCACCGACAAATCGGGAAACGAGCAGATCGTTCTTGCCGACGAGGTACTGACGCCCGACTCTTCACGCTACTGGCCAGCAGACTCCTACAACCCTGGTGGGCCGCAACCTTCTTTCGACAAACAGTACGTCCGCGACTATCTCGAATCGATTCACTGGAACAAGCAGGCTCCCGCACCAGCGCTCCCACGTGAGGTGGTCCTCCGTACCAGCGAGAAGTATCTCGAAGCCTACCGCTTGCTCACCGGCCGCACAAACCTTTAA
- a CDS encoding CvpA family protein has product MNLFDWFLIATLAYSTIVAFFRGIIREIFSLGGLIAGILIAGWNYNRLALYLLRVIATPSIAEMVSFLFLVMGVMVLSALLGRALNRTAHAIGLGFFDRILGAVFGFARGCLFGVAILMAIAAFYPHSTWIKNSQLSSYFLAGAHAVSFVVPHDLQQRILDGAAQLKHNAPYWIKPLR; this is encoded by the coding sequence ATGAACCTCTTCGACTGGTTCCTGATAGCAACCCTGGCCTACTCCACCATCGTGGCTTTTTTCCGAGGCATTATCCGGGAGATCTTCTCCCTGGGCGGCCTGATCGCGGGAATCCTAATCGCAGGCTGGAACTACAATCGCTTGGCACTCTACCTGCTGCGTGTCATCGCCACACCATCCATCGCAGAGATGGTCTCCTTCCTCTTTCTCGTCATGGGAGTCATGGTGCTAAGTGCGTTGCTCGGCCGAGCCCTCAACCGCACCGCCCATGCCATCGGGCTCGGCTTCTTCGACCGTATCCTCGGCGCAGTCTTCGGGTTCGCCCGTGGTTGCCTCTTCGGAGTAGCCATCCTGATGGCGATCGCCGCCTTCTACCCTCATTCCACTTGGATTAAAAATTCGCAGCTATCTTCCTATTTCCTTGCGGGGGCGCATGCGGTATCCTTCGTTGTACCTCACGACCTTCAGCAACGGATTCTGGATGGCGCCGCTCAACTCAAGCACAACGCGCCCTATTGGATCAAACCGCTACGGTAG
- a CDS encoding helix-turn-helix domain-containing protein, producing MKREMDGLITQMHSAGIPYSEAVRQFKKRYILEVLAHHKGNQCKAADELGMHRNTLSRTLAELDMDTAQIRNGMRRPPRSERPHIQNIASAR from the coding sequence TTGAAGCGCGAAATGGACGGCTTGATCACTCAGATGCACAGCGCCGGCATCCCCTACTCGGAGGCCGTACGTCAGTTCAAGAAGCGCTACATCCTCGAAGTATTGGCGCACCACAAGGGAAACCAGTGCAAGGCCGCCGACGAGCTCGGTATGCACCGCAACACCCTTAGTCGTACCCTCGCTGAGCTCGACATGGACACCGCCCAGATCCGCAACGGCATGCGCCGCCCCCCCAGAAGCGAGCGCCCACACATCCAAAATATTGCCAGCGCCCGTTAA
- a CDS encoding type II secretion system protein GspD encodes MRPTFQARAAAVAKYTAALTIIGIASLPTLAQSNPGPNASASDSVSKRNVRAAEDAYLSGARLLDHNDLTGAELKFREATTLNSSNHDYALALSITHQRHVSDLIQQAGKARLLGQHEKAETLLAEARLLDPENKIVGSQVDNGELPKAFHPEIEPWIREGPAIAGPVTLEPDPGKKNFHLHADVQSVIRQVVSGYGVRPVFDESVQREDLRFDLDDSSYQQAVPVLLNITHLFAVPLDAKSVFIAKDTQENRQRLERQLQETIYIPGMTNEEMDNLGTLVKNIFDIKEITVGKASGTLVLRAPQETLTYINLTLADLIDGGSEVMIDLQLYSVNKTNQRNIGAQLPQQVGIYSVASAAQSIVSSNQSLVNQAIAQGLIPAGSSNIVIALALIASGLVQSTLLSNTVGFFGGGLTQTGVTTNQFAAFSLSLSASDTRALNDIQIRVGDRQSATFRVGERYPITTATYSSGISNSSVPSNATINGVPVSSLLNSAAGTAATIPQIQYEDLGLTLKATPTVQKSGAIKMHIDLKIEALNGGTINNIPILNSQQFASDVTLDDGDTALMVSSLSRSESASINGYPILSELPGFQTLTADRLTDTSSGELLLLLTPHITRRRSNLTVGPRIAINLPEPPG; translated from the coding sequence ATGAGACCCACCTTCCAAGCCCGTGCGGCCGCAGTTGCAAAATATACCGCCGCGCTCACGATTATCGGCATCGCCTCTCTTCCCACCCTGGCCCAGTCCAATCCGGGCCCAAACGCCAGCGCGTCTGACTCTGTCTCCAAACGAAACGTTCGCGCCGCTGAAGACGCCTACCTCTCTGGTGCGCGACTACTGGATCATAACGATCTAACCGGCGCTGAACTGAAATTCCGCGAAGCAACCACTCTCAACTCCTCCAACCATGACTACGCCCTGGCGCTAAGCATCACCCACCAACGCCACGTCTCCGATCTGATACAGCAGGCGGGTAAAGCGCGTCTCCTCGGCCAGCATGAAAAGGCCGAAACACTCCTCGCCGAAGCCCGCCTCCTGGACCCCGAGAATAAGATCGTAGGCTCCCAGGTCGACAACGGCGAACTCCCGAAGGCATTCCATCCGGAGATAGAACCTTGGATTCGTGAAGGCCCTGCCATTGCGGGGCCCGTCACCCTCGAGCCTGATCCCGGGAAGAAGAACTTCCATCTACACGCCGATGTTCAGAGCGTTATTCGCCAGGTCGTGTCAGGTTATGGCGTCCGTCCAGTATTTGATGAATCGGTCCAAAGAGAAGATCTGCGCTTCGATCTCGACGACTCGTCTTATCAACAGGCTGTCCCAGTCCTCCTGAACATCACCCATCTATTCGCTGTCCCTCTGGATGCCAAAAGCGTCTTCATAGCCAAAGACACCCAGGAGAACCGCCAGCGCCTCGAACGTCAGTTGCAGGAGACAATCTACATCCCCGGCATGACCAATGAAGAGATGGACAACCTCGGCACCCTTGTAAAAAATATCTTCGATATCAAAGAGATTACCGTTGGGAAGGCCTCTGGAACCCTCGTCCTCCGTGCCCCTCAGGAGACCCTGACCTACATCAACCTCACCCTCGCCGATCTCATCGACGGTGGCAGTGAGGTCATGATCGACCTTCAACTCTACTCGGTCAACAAGACCAATCAACGCAACATCGGCGCACAGCTTCCGCAACAGGTCGGCATCTACAGCGTAGCTTCAGCGGCGCAAAGTATCGTCAGCTCCAATCAAAGCCTCGTCAACCAGGCCATCGCCCAGGGGCTGATTCCAGCCGGGTCGAGCAACATCGTCATAGCTCTTGCACTCATCGCGTCAGGCCTCGTCCAGAGCACTTTGCTCTCCAACACCGTCGGCTTCTTTGGCGGAGGCCTCACCCAGACAGGCGTCACTACTAATCAGTTTGCAGCCTTCAGCCTCTCCCTCAGTGCAAGCGACACCCGCGCCCTCAATGATATTCAGATTCGAGTTGGCGACCGGCAGTCCGCCACTTTCAGGGTCGGAGAACGCTACCCCATTACTACCGCAACCTACTCCTCTGGAATCAGCAATTCCTCGGTGCCCTCGAACGCCACCATCAACGGAGTCCCCGTCTCCAGCCTCCTCAACTCCGCAGCCGGTACAGCAGCGACAATTCCCCAGATTCAATACGAGGATCTCGGCTTGACCCTGAAGGCAACACCAACCGTGCAGAAGTCCGGCGCAATCAAAATGCACATCGACCTGAAGATCGAGGCACTCAACGGCGGCACGATCAACAACATCCCAATCCTCAATAGCCAGCAATTCGCCTCGGACGTAACTCTCGACGACGGAGACACTGCGCTCATGGTCAGCAGCCTCAGCAGAAGCGAATCTGCGAGTATCAACGGATATCCCATATTGAGTGAGCTACCCGGCTTTCAAACCCTTACCGCGGACCGCCTGACAGACACCAGCTCCGGCGAACTCCTCCTTCTCCTCACGCCCCACATCACCCGTCGCCGATCCAACCTCACCGTAGGCCCTAGAATCGCAATCAATTTACCTGAGCCACCAGGTTAG